One Streptococcus sp. VT 162 genomic window, CACCTTGTGGATATCCATGGTCAGCATGACCAAGAGGAGTTAATGCGTCCTCAACTGCACATTCAGATGTTGGATGAGTTTGGTGATGCTGCTTTCTTGGAGTTGAAGGAGACCTATCAGACGAGCTTTGATGCCTATCGCAAAATGCGCAAGCAGGTTCTGGAAGTCAAGAAAAACCAGCAGGAACACAAGGCACGTATCGAAATGTTGGAATTTCAAATGGCAGAGATTGAGGCTGCAAACTTGCAGGCTGGTGAAGACTTGGCTCTCAACCAAGAACGAGATAAACTCCTCAATCATAAAAATATTGCGGATACGCTGACCAATGCCTACAGTATGCTGGACAATGAGGAATTCTCCAGTCTTGCTAATGTCCGTTCAGCAATGAATGACATGGAAAGTGTTGAAGAATACGATCCTGAATACCGTGAAATTTCAAGTTCTCTATCAGAAACATACTATGTTTTAGAAGATATTACAAAGCGTTTAGAAGATATTATTGAGGATTTGGATTTTGATGGCAATCGCCTCATGCAGGTTGAAAATCGCTTAGACCTTATAAATACTATTACCCGCAAGTACGGTGGAACTGTGGACGATGTTTTGCTTTATTTTGCCAAGATTACGGATGAGTACAATCTCTTGACGGGTAATAATCTTTCTTCTGAAGACATGGAAGCAGAGCTCAAGAAATTGGAAGTTAATCTTGTTGATTTGGCAGGTCAGCTTGCATCTGCTCGCCATGACTTGGCCCAGCAGCTAGAAGCAGAGATTAAACAAGAACTTCAGGATCTCTATATGGAGAAGGCTCAATTTCAGGTTCGCTTTAGTAAGAGTAAGTTCAGCCGTGAAGGAAATGAAACAGTCGAATTTTACATTTCCACCAACCCAGGTGAGGACTTTAAACCCTTGGTCAAGGTGGCGTCTGGAGGAGAATTGTCTCGTCTCATGCTAGCTATTAAGTCTGCTTTTTCTCGTAAGGAAGGTAAGACCAGTATTGTCTTTGATGAGGTGGATACGGGAGTTTCAGGTCGTGTTGCTCAAGCTATAGCTCAGAAGA contains:
- a CDS encoding DNA recombination protein RecN, whose translation is MLLEISIKNFAIIEAISLNFEKGMTVLTGETGAGKSIIIDAMNLMLGARATTDVIRHGAPKAEIEGLFSVENSRLLQELFDEQGLELGDEIIIRREILQNGRSVSRVNGQMVNLSVLRAIGQHLVDIHGQHDQEELMRPQLHIQMLDEFGDAAFLELKETYQTSFDAYRKMRKQVLEVKKNQQEHKARIEMLEFQMAEIEAANLQAGEDLALNQERDKLLNHKNIADTLTNAYSMLDNEEFSSLANVRSAMNDMESVEEYDPEYREISSSLSETYYVLEDITKRLEDIIEDLDFDGNRLMQVENRLDLINTITRKYGGTVDDVLLYFAKITDEYNLLTGNNLSSEDMEAELKKLEVNLVDLAGQLASARHDLAQQLEAEIKQELQDLYMEKAQFQVRFSKSKFSREGNETVEFYISTNPGEDFKPLVKVASGGELSRLMLAIKSAFSRKEGKTSIVFDEVDTGVSGRVAQAIAQKIHKIGQHGQVLAISHLPQVIAIADYQFFIEKISDEHSTVSTVRLLTLEERVEEVAKMLAGENVTEAALTQARELLQTREK